The following are encoded in a window of Carya illinoinensis cultivar Pawnee chromosome 15, C.illinoinensisPawnee_v1, whole genome shotgun sequence genomic DNA:
- the LOC122297127 gene encoding proteasome subunit alpha type-1-A-like codes for MFRNQYDTDVTTWSPAGRLFQVEYAMEAVKQGSAAIGLRSKTHVVLACVNKANSELSSHQKKIFKVDDHIGVAIAGLTADGRVLSRYMRSECINHSFTYESPLPVGRLVVQLANKAQVCTQRSWKRPFGVGLLLGGLDESGAHLYYNCPSGNYFEYQAFAIGSRSQAAKTYLERRFENFKDSSREDLIRDALIATRETLQGEKLRSSICTISVLGVGEPFHILDQETVQQLIDTFELVGEEEGPTAEPDADAGEGVAAEQGDVPEQSGAADQGAAPMDI; via the exons ATGTTTCGGAATCAATACGATACGGACGTGACGACATGGAGTCCGGCGGGGAGGCTTTTCCAGGTGGAGTACGCGATGGAGGCGGTGAAGCAAGGGTCGGCGGCCATTGGGCTCCGATCTAAGACCCATGTTGTCCTGGCCTGCGTTAACAAGGCCAACTCCGAGCTCTCCTCCCACCAGAAGAAGATCTTCAAGGTCGACGATCACATCGGCGTCGCCATTGCCGGACTCACTGCCGACGGCCGTGTCCTCTCCCGCTACATGCGATCAGAGTGCATTAACCATAGTTTCACCTACGAGTCGCCGCTCCCGGTGGGTAGACTCGTAGTTCAGCTCGCCAATAAGGCCCAG GTTTGCACGCAACGCTCATGGAAACGGCCCTTTGGTGTTGGTCTGCTGTTGGGTGGATTAGACGAATCTGGAGCTCACCTTTATTACAACTGCCCAAGCGGTAACTACTTTGAGTACCAGGCTTTCGCCATTGGGTCCCGTTCACAAGCTGCAAAGACCTACTTGGAACGCAGGTTTGAGAACTTCAAAGACTCTTCGCGGGAAGATCTCATCAGAGATGCACTTATTGCAACAAGGGAAACTTTGCAGGGAGAGAAGCTCAGGAGCTCCATATGCACAATTTCTGTACTGGGAGTTGGAGAGCCATTCCATATATTGGATCAGGAAACTGTACAGCAATTGATTGATACGTTTGAGCTTGTGGGTGAGGAAGAGGGTCCGACTGCAGAACCTGATGCTGATGCTGGCGAGGGTGTTGCAGCAGAACAAGGCGACGTTCCTGAACAGAGTGGTGCAGCTGACCAGGGTGCGGCTCCAATGGATATATGA